A stretch of DNA from Borrelia sp. A-FGy1:
GCATTGCTATCTTTTAGATTGCTACCTTTACTATTCATTTCTCTTCTTAACCCAAATTGTCACTTAAAGTCTATTATTGATCTGTATCTCAACTACTTCTTTTGGTTCAAAATGAATTACACCTGCTGATTCCATTGATGCATGAATATATTCACCCTCAGCACCTGAGAATCTCCTGAAGAAAATTTCTGGTATCATTGGGACAAACATAACCTCTGGATTAGGCTCATACAGAACAGGATTTTTAAGTCCTTTAAACACTGAAGTTGCAATATTATGATCATCTTCTAGTGATTTTTTGATCTTGATGTATTGGGGTTCACTGTATAGATCAGCTAGGAGATGCGACAAATCATGCGGGAGCAACAGGTGATAGAATCCATCTAGTTTCTCCTTATATTTTTCAGATTCACGCTTTGCTAGTACAACACTATCATGCAGTGTATACCCACTTGTTACAGAATTTACTTGCATGACAGTTCTGCCTATAAGAGTTGCAATGCCTTGCATGTTAATCTCAGGCTTGCCAAAAATTACTGAATGATACGCATCCTTCATAAGACCAAGCTCAAGATTAGCCTTAACCTCATCTTCTGTAATAGAGCCATACATTAGGTCTTTTAGCGAGATACGCTGCACAGTATCAAACACGTGCATCTTGTATGCCACCTCGTGAAAAGAGATGCTACTTCTTCCTATCTCATTGCTATGATCACCAAAACTTGCTGTTACATTATGCTCAAGAACCGCTTTTCTTGCAACATAATACCCCTGCCTAAGCTCACTTCTGTTTATTATTTTGTATGGAACAAGTTCCTCAAGACCGTCTTTTGCAAGTTGTAATATATCCCCACTATATGCACCACTTGCTTCTGTGAAAATACTTCGACTCATAGTCTTACTCCTATTGCTTGATATTTATTTTCTTTTTATTCTATTTTCATGCACGCTGCTTATGCAAACTTACGCCCTCCGTTAGCCTCATACTCAGGCCCAATTTGGATATCTAGTAAAACTAGCTTCTTGTCCCGAATATCAATGTCTTTAATCCTTCCAACCTGAATCCCACCTTTGCCTTCCTTTACTAACTTTTCTTGCTTTAAAAAAACATAGTCTCCTATCTTAGGATCAGCAAAACTAGTATCAAGCTTTACTACAACCTCACCAAATCTTCTTACTGGAATCATACTTCCTGGATAGTAATCAGAACTCTCATATGAGCTTATATCTGCCTTAAGAAGAGCAAATCCACGAACACTCAAGTTAGCTTGAGCCCCTAAAGCAGCTTTTACTAATACGTCTCCTGCTAGAGTAGACTTACCCGTTGCTAAAACCGCCTCCCCTGCTTTAATAACTGCGGAGCTAATATCAACTATGGCTGTTTCTGTTTGACTAATTCCAGCTTTTAGCTCTCCCCCTGGAACAAATCTTTTCTCTACTTTTGTAAAATCAAAATCAGGCATCACTTACCCCCAATCTAACCTTAAGTTTTTGTGCCTTGGTGTTATTGATAATCTTTCCAACTCCAACCTCTCTTTGTCTGGTGTTAACCATTTGCTTGTATGCTGTAAGCTCTTGTACAAGAAGGCATAGGTTTTCAATCTGAGAGTCAAGGTCTCCAGCTTCATCAACTCTAAATTTAGAAACACTATATTTCCTCTTCATAGCCTCAAGAAAAGCTAGTTTTGCTTCCTTTACACTAGTTGCCTCCTTTATAGTGGAGGGGATATAGTAATCTTGACATTTCTTCTCAAGCTCAGATAGCTTTTGTGAATCTCTGAATGCATCAGCTTCTGCTTGCATACGAGCCTTAGTTAGTGAATTTCTTTCAAGCTCAACTCGCCTGTCAATCTCCTCACGTGGCATCATATCAGGAAGTTTCCTGTAAGCTTCCTTTAGCCTCTTGTACTCCTCTTGTGGAATTGTAATAGTGTTGTCTTTTTGAAAAGAAGAGGGGACAGCAAGTCCAGAGCTTGTATTACCTGCAGACTCTCTTCCCTTTTCTTTAGGACTAGGTTGGCTAAATTCCTTGCTACTTGATGCATCTAGCTCATCACTAGTTTCTTGCTCTTGTGTTTGCATCTAAATCTCCTTTTGTTAAGTTTATAAGCTAAAAATAATTTTACTCTAATTCATAACACCCTCCCTCCCTACTACTCATTTGCTATATAGGCAGCAAATTGTTTTTCAATCTCGGAAAAAAGGTTACTATTGCCTAAAGATTTGGCTTTCTCCAGTAGATCTAGGTATGCTCCTAGAGTGCGGGCATGTTTCTCATCAATGTCTGCTTGCTCCTTCTGGCTAACTGGCTTTATCGCCTTAAAGCTCCAATTTGACTTTAAGTGACATTTTTCTAGTACAGCATTGATAAAGGGGGCTACCATTAATCTTGATATCTGATCAATGTTTAGATAGAATATATCATAATTACTAATACTTGCATCCCCTGCAGGCGATACTGGATATAGGATTTCTTTAGGTATCCCGGAATGAAGTGTTATATCAGATACTATAATCTCAAAGGCATCCCTCAATGGACTAACAGATCTAACTACGTTAGAAACATCATCTTCTCTTCCTAGTATCATCATCTTATGAGAAGCAGCATCAAGAGCCCCATCTACATTACGCTTGATTTCAGCTAAATCATGTGCAGTCATATCTTTTACAGATGGAAGTGTGGCTGATTTTAGAAAAGTGAAATTATTAACACGCAGAAAACAGACTGTTTCTGCTAAAAGCTCACTCATTATTTTACTACTCTTTTTCAAAGAATCAAAATTTAGAAAAGAGGAGCTCATCTTTACTACCCTTGTAGGATGAATATCTTCACGCTTACTATCAAAAGCACACCATACTTGGCCAAATTCTTGAGTTAGCACAGAAAAGTCATCCCGCAATGGTTTACTAGCATCATCTGAATCAGCAATAATTATATGAAAAAAACTCTCACCTGATAGTATTGCCTTATATACCATGTGCTTAATTACTGCTCTAAAATTTTTGTTAAATAAAACATCTAGACCATCTCCCTTGTTGTTGTAAATGTCTCTTGATGCTGCAAACCCAGCGTAAATTTCTGCTACCTGCTCAAAAAGCCTTAGCGAATCTGCACTCTCCTCCGTAGCACTGCTTAGAGGAAACATAGAAAACCTAGCGTTACTCTTCTTCTTTTTCTCTAAAAATTTGAGCCTAAACACAAAAACATCTCCTTCTCTCCTCTTTTAGGCAAAAAGAGAGACTACATTTAGAAAAGCTGGGATATACTCAAGGTCTTGCTGCATCACAAGATTTGTTGAGCTCCCGTCCTGACTTAAAGAAGTCTCATCATAGTAATATTCAGTATTGCTAAATTCAGTAATAACATCTTCTGTTTGCTCTGCCTTAAGCACATACAAATTACTAGGAAGAAGGTAATCTGATAGAGCGTAAAGATTTCTAGCCCTAGCAAGTAATGCCCCTCTACCTAGTTTTGAGAATGCATACTGAAGCTCAGCTCTACTACTTGGAAGAACAAAGGTCCCTCTAAACTGATCTGCCTGACTTGCATAGTCTTGTCTTGTAAGTAAAACTTTGCTTGCGGCATTAGTAACAACTGTTATTGGAAGATAGAGCAGCCTTCCTAGAAGTACTTCAATAAAAACAATTCTATTTCCCCTAACATGAACCCCAGTGTAGAAACTACCTGTTGCTCTTTCTAGGAAAGACGCATCACAAGTTGAGAAATCCTTAATTAGTCTTGCTGTTTGAAAATCAAATTCTTCTCCTAGTACCTCAATTCTATATCCAATATCATTACCATGATATGCAAGCCTTTGCTGAGCAAGCCATGCCTTGACGTTTCCCCCATTTAAAAAAGGATTATCCTTATAAGTTGAGCGGATTACGCATAAGGAAGTGTCTTCTTGGTTTGCTATGTAACGCTTGTAAAGCCAGTGTGAACGTGGTACAGGATTACTAGACATATAAACCCTTCCTCCTTGCTCCCTTAGAGTAGGCAGTAATTTTTCAATATCCTTATCGCTAAACTGATTTGCTTCCTCTATCCACAAGTCCTTGAAGTGTGCATATGATTTAAGGTCAGTCGTATCATGTCCTCCTTCAAACACAAAAGCACGCTTTTTGCCAAAAACTAAATCTTTTGTTTGTATCCTAGCCTTACTAATAGTAAACCTTCGTCTTAGCGAGTAACGGTCTAGTAGTTCTAGTATCTCCTTATGAATTGATTCTAAAGTTTTGTTTTTCTTCTTTCTTATAGCAAGCGTATCTCCACCAAAAGCACTAAACTTTCTCTCAAGATTTACTGTTGCAATATCATATGTTTTGCCCGTCCCTCTACTTGAATAGTAGATGTAAATACTAGCTTCTGGCTTTCTTTTGTAAGCCTCGTGATAAACAGGCAGCCTCTTAAACTCTATCACTCCTTACTCTCCTTTACTAAGAAGTTCTTTTATCTCTTCTTCTGTGTAGGAAGAGCTACTAGTAGAGCTTTTAGTGCAATAGTCAGACTGCAGCACTAACTTTTCTTTATTAATAATATCTAGTATCAAATCCTCAACATCACTCATACCAAGAGTTGCAAAAAACATTCTATATGCGTGAAGGCTTGTTGCTAAGACATTACTATTTGCAAACTCTAGCATACGAGCAAAAAAAGAATACAGAAGTGCTTCTTTTGTATCTGCTGCTCCCTCTAGAGGCGGAAAATGATCTCTTATTAATTCTTTTAGTCTTTCCTTATAATTAAAATCGTTAAAATCGTTACTAATACGCTTCTCCTTTGCTTTACAGGTCATACCTATAAAAACAGGCATATACTAAATTTTTAGGCCTTGTCTCACTTCCATATCTAGTAGAGTAACCCGTGCACTTTCCTGTATCATACGGCAATGAAAATATTGAAATATGGCTTCCTGTTTCTAGATTAACAACAAACTTGTATCTTCCCTCCCTCCAATACCAACTACTCTCTCTTGGAAGGTTACTGTAAGACTTTATTAACTTGCCTTGCCCAGAAAATTTATAGTCCCTCCTGTTAACTTCATGGTTATGATCCCTAAACTGGTCTTCCTGAGTTGACCCAAGAGTGTTGTAATTTAGGGGGCCATAATGCCGCAAGAATCTTCCAGCTAAATCTGGTGCATTACTTATTCCTAATACTCGTCTTGCATAGCACCCAGAAGGAAGACTTCTTCCATCTGGCAAGCAAAACTTACCAGTGTCACTAAATGCAGATATAAGTCTGGCACTATTTAGCTTTGAGCCTTGGCTAGTAAACTCTAGTGTTAGTGCACCAATAGGAGTTTTTTTGATGAAAAACTTAATCATATATTTTAAATGAGCATCTAGATCGTCCTCAAGAATAGGTTCTTCTCTACTAACAGGATACTGACATCTTTCTTTTGTGCTCTTTTTATCACACACTGAAAAAGTATGCTTGTCCTCTATATAAATAGGTTCCCCAAGATCACCAGTGTATGCGTTAGCTTCCGCCTGACTGCCGCAAGCAAACTGCACACAAATACGCTCAGCCTCAAGTCTACGCTTAATATCTTTAAAATCACTATTACTTATTCCCATTTCCAAAGCCTCCCTTTTCACTAAAAGTCATACCTGTAAAAACAAACATATGCTAAATTTTTAGGCCTTGTCTCTTCCCCAACTCTAACACCTCCCCTCTCTCTAACATGCCCTGTCTTATCTGGGAAGTCAAACGACCAGATCTTTTCAGAAAGAGTCATGTTATATACAAACTTCAGGTTACCTCTTGTCCAATCTCCAGACCGACTTAGCGTATAATACTTATCAACAAGCCACCCGCTAAAATTAAGGGCATCATCATCTTCCCTAAAGTCATGAATGTGGTCTTGAAACTGGTCTTCCTGAGTTGATCCAATGCTTCTATTTGAATCAACAGATCCATTTCTATCATAGTGCCTCAAAAATCTTCCAGCTAGATCTGGTGCATAGCTTATCCCGAACTTTCGTCTTACATAGCAACTAGAAGGTAGGCTTCTTCCATCTGGCAAGCAAAACTTACCAGTATCTTCAAAAGCATCTATGAGTCTGCTTCTTGTAAGAGTAGATCCTTCTTTAGCAAAAGCAGCCGTTAGAAAAGCAGGATATGTATTATCAAGTGCTGTCTCAACTAAATGTGCAAGATATCCTTCTATATTGTCCTCTACCTTAGGCTCTCCCCCCCTAGATACAGGATAATATATTCGTCCCTGGCTTGATTTTCCATTACAAACAGCAAAAGCCTCCTTGTCTTCTACATAAATAGCCTCTCCTGGTCGACCAATATAAGACTCAGCATCAGCAGAATTCCCAACGCCAAACTGAAACTTGACATTCTCAGCTTGCAGCCTCTGCTTTATCTCTTTATAGTCCTCATCACTTATACCCAATTATGCTACCTCCTCTTCTTTTATATCTGTAGTGTTTAAAGAATAGATGCTAGCATCAAGAAACCTAAGACTAGATGCTGCAACACTACTTCGCCTAGCCTTAACTAGAGCTGTCTTGTTTTGCCTAAATATATCTCTTATAAGCAAATCTTGAGTCATGCTAGAAAGCCCTACTTCATTTTCAGTAAAAGTGTTGCCTAAAAGCTTTGCTTGCAAAACATCAACAAGATGCAAAGCAACCCCAAGATTACTACTAAACTCTACTCCCTCAACTCTTACGCTAGAAAATCCTTCTAGCCTTATAGCATCCCTATTCTCCTTAAACTCGCCTCCTCTAAGTAAAACGTTACTTCCTGATAAGATTGAAGGTTTTCTATTTCTTAGAACAAAAATATTTATAATATTAATGTTGCTAACTCCTTTAATGTCTAGGGAACGCGAAGTATCACTAAACTTCACATTTTCAAGTAAAATTTTTTCTACCCTTTCTGTCTGCAAAGCAGCTCCAAGATTACAACTAAACCGCATGTCTTTAAGATACACAAAAGAAGCACCTACTGAATAAATAGAGGCACGCTTCTCTTCTTGAGTCCCATATACTGAGCAAAGTCTAAGCGTAGTGTTTGCTGCAAACCTGAGATTGCTAAGATACTCTTCTAGTGGCTTCTCTTGCTCACTAATGCGTCCCGCTGATATAAAAAGAACACTCTTAGCAGTCTGGCATATAGCAAATCCAGACATTTTAAAAGATTTATTTGCATAAAACATATTCTTAGCAAATCCAGCACTTCTAAAAAAGACACCCTCTTTCCCTCTAAGCTCAAAATTGTTAATAACTAGAGGTGCATAAATATAAAAATCACCAGCTAGCAGCCTAATCCTATTAACCCCAACTTCCTTTCCAAACTGCATTGCTTGACCCAGTATGTCCTCATCTTTAAACCCCGTTGCTCTAAAATGAGGCACCTCTTGCCGTTCTTTAGAATGTTGCTCTTGCTCTGCAACTTCTTCTTCTGCACTATAATTAAAAGGAGCAACTACTACCTCGTAAATAGATGTGGTCCTATCTAGAAGACCTATGTGTGCTGAAGTTGTAATATAATCATAATGAGAGTAATCTCCCCAGGTTAAGGCCTCATATTCAAAAAAGCGTTTTTGCATATCAAACCGCGATATTTTTTTTGATAAAATCAAGAAAAAGTGTTCTAGCTCTTCTTCCTCTATTCTAAGTCGAACAAAATCAGTAAGTTCTAGCTCTTGAGATGACCTAAAATTTACTATCGTATGACCTTTAACCCTTAAATTCGTTAGAAAATCAAAAAGCCTTACTGCAGAGTTTGCATCAAAAATGAATCTTGTAGCATACTCTGCTCTTTTTGCGTAATAAGAGGATGCATTATCTGTTTGTAGTACGTTTTTTACAGTTGTGTAAAACACGTCGCCGTAAATATCAAAGTAATATATGTATCTTGAGCCTTGGCTACTTGAAGTATTTTTAAACCAGATTCTTGCTTTAGTTGGATAGTACTCCTCATGAACTAGCCTTATACTAGAATCAGCACTAAACCTTGCCTCAAGATTACTGGTCCAAATTATTGCCAAGTTTTCATTTACAGCATACTTATCATGCCATACCTCGCGGCGTGTAAAATCCCATTTATAGGCAGTATCAAACCAACTAGGATCATATTCCTGAAATACAAAATTACCAACCTTGTCAGCAAAATCTGGATATACAACTCCCTTTTGCAGCACAGCAACATACAAGCTCCCACCTGATCCTGCAACACTGATTGGGGCAGAGTAAAGAGGTCTCTTTTTACTTATCCCCTCTTCTTTGCTTTGAAATTTTCCCTCTCTCCAAATAATTCTATTTGAATCATAGCTACTAGCACTACTTTTGGACAAGACATAGCTTCCAGAATCAATATTGCAAATCTCTATCTCCTGCTTTACTACCTCAGATTTCCATATAGGAAGTACTACTAATTTGCCTGCTCCTGTAAAAGTATATGCATATCCAAATTCGTATAGCAGAGCAGATATAATAGTCTCAACTTCTTCCCCCTCATCAATAATTACAGCAGGCACTCGATCAAGAATAGCCTCAGATGCCTCCTCATCAACTAGATCAGCAAGCTTAGTGTGTTCTAAAATCAAATGCAGCACTGATTGATCCTTAATGAAGGGATTGTAAACATAAAGCCAGTCTGCTAGATATGCAACTGGAAACTGAACAGGCCTTTGGAAAGAAAACCTAAGCAAGCTAGAGTAATCATTTACAGTAAAACTTATGCCCTTACTAAGATCTAGCACTTCTCTTGTAAAAAATTTCTCTAGAATACCTTTAAACAAAGGCTTCCTGCCTTCATGCACTTCTACAAAAACATCATCTTTTCTGAAAAACAAAAAATTTAAAAATTCTCCTGATAAGCCGTAGGATGTAAACCTAAACACACTTGATGCTGTCTTTAAAGTTGGATCTACTATTTTTCGCTCTAGAGTTACACTTGCAATATCAGTATAGGGTGTAAGATCAAATATTTGACCCTCATCAGTAAAAAGGATTATATCAAGCTCACTAGCACAACTAGCCTCAAAATCATCTTCTCTCTCTTCTTCTTCTGCTTCTGCTTCTTCCCTAGATACTCCACCAACTAGAACAGCATCCTCTGGCATAGCTTGACTACTGCCCTCTTCTTCCTGCTCCTCCTCTACATTCTCTTCTTCTTCTTTAAAAGAAGCCAAAGATAGAGTATCTTCACTTTCCTTATTAAAAATACTATCCTCTACTTTCTCTTCTTCTTGGTAAAACACCTATCTTGGCCCCTTATAACCCAAACCAGAATATTTGTGGTATAAATACAATGCTATGGGTCTGTTTTTGTCTATGTACCTCTTAAAGTACTTAATCCTATTAGAAATACCAGACTTCCCAGATCCAAAAGTATAGCTAGCATCAAACTCTTCAAACTGAACTCTATCTTCAAAAGGATAGTGTGCGGAAATATACTTGCTAGCATCAACAAGCCAAGAGTAAAGGTAAAGGCAATAATCATACAAAGCAGCCTCATCTTTCCTCAAACTTACAACTTCATCTCTGTTAAGCAGTACCGGAGGATCAGCTAGACTTGCAATACTAGCACAAGAGAATAGCAAGAAAAACAATAAAGATATGCTTGTGCCTCTCAAGTGTAAGAAGAATCTGTCTTTAAAGCTAAGCATACCTATTCCCCCTCTCTTATACTCTTTAGTGCCTCTCTTGCTGCTTCTGCTCGCTTTCTGATATACTCCTCATACCCTTCCCAGTCATCTTCAGCAAAACTACCTGCCTTATGTATTATCCTTCTAACTTTCTCTAATTTGGAAAAAATGCGTTTCTTAGCGGCACTAACCTCATTTGCTCTTACAATCTCTTCTTTAATTAATGCGATATAGCTAAGAACAGCATTTGTTAGCACAAGCCCTTGTTTTACAATATCTGCATTTCCCCCAAGCTGACTTGCTAACCCCTCTTGTGCTAGAGCTGCATCAAGTATCTTGCCTACGTCTTTTATAACACTCATAAATTAAAATCTCCTTTTTTATTTTTTAAGAATTAACTTTACTTCATGCTAATTCTGCCCTTAGCCCCCTAAACTCATTCTTGTAAAAAGCAAGCCTTTCTCTTACTCCAGCAACAAGACTCTTATCAAGAAGTTTAAATACACGCAGACTTGACAACATGCCAACCTCTACTGCTCTAGATCTACCAAGAGAGTCCCATACAACCTCACCCAAAGAATCTCCTAGCACAACAAAATGATACATATCACTCTCTTTGTCTTTGTACTGCCCAATAACTAGATCACTCTCTTCTACCTTGTAAGAGACCTCGTAATGTTTACTCCTGTAGCAAAGATGCTCATCAAGACCAAGATTTGCTAAAATTAGATCTGGATCCTCTACATAAGAATTTTGCTCCCTAAGCCCACCAGCATTAGAAAAACTTTTATATAAAAGATCGACTTCAAACTTATCAAAGCACTTCTCAACCTTATCCTTAATTTCCTTCACAACTAGTCCTATAAACAGGATGCACAAAAAGTAGCATCCATATTTTGCAATAACTGGATTGTTATCACTAAAACTATGCTGCAGGGGCAATACAAGCCTATGTTTTGCACTCTCAACTATTCTCTTGCACTCAACTGCTATTTCTGCTACTCCCCTACATGCTCCCTCTAGCATTTCTGACCTATACTTTTTGATGAAATACTCCTTTAGCAGATTGTAAAAAAATTTATATGCTGCCCTGTAAAGGCTAGCTAACTTATACTTCATACCTCTCCCTCTTTTTTTCCCATTAATAAATTTTTTGAAGCTAAAATCTCTTCTTTAAAAGAAGAAGTAACTTATTCTCGCTTTGCTAAAATATCAACTAACTCTGCATTTATTGTCATTTGAAGTTTTGTAACAAAACTAAGTACTTCTTTTTTAAAGACTCAAATTCAGCCTCAATTCTTCTCTTAAGACCAGTCATCTCCTGATCTAATTCAGACAACTTTACGCTAAAAGACTCCAGCTTCCCCTTGATACTGCTCATATCTTCATCTAGAAAAGAAACCCCCCTAACTTCTTTTACTATCTCTCTTCTAAACTCTGCTAGCAGCCCTTCAAAAGCATACTTAGCGTATGTTCCAAGTCCTGATATTGCAACTAGCATTACTGCAGTTATGCTTCCAATAATACCTACTCTTTTTCTAGCACTACTCAATCACATAACCCCCCAAAGCCTCTTATGATAAACATGAAGCGTCATTTCTGCTAAAAACGATAGGAGATAGACAAAAATGAAGCTCCCTGTTCTGTTTTTCAAGGTCTATTAATGATTTGATGAAATTCAAATTACAAATTCATTGCCTATAAAGATTAGATCAAATAATGCAAAAGTCAATAATAAAATGCATTTTATATTTTTGCTATAAATACTATTTGAGTTAAAATGCTTAAAAAAACTTTTATAAATTAAATTTTATGTTTATAATAAAAATAAATTATATTTTATAAATATTACTTTATAAAATATATATTTATAAATATTGAATTTATTTATTATTAATAAATATTAAATAAATTCAAAAAGGAGAGGCTAATAATGATAGAAATTCAAAATATCAAACTATATAAAGTAAGTGAAATAGTTGAGATTCTAAAAAATGAGTACGATTTTAAAACCAATCTCCCAAATCTAACCGGAAAAATAACCAAATTAAATTGTTTTATTGCTTACCAAGGCAAGCGTCTTATTCCAGAAGATATTATCTGCTATTTGTGTCAAAGGCTGAATAGCAAACCTGATGAAAGGAAAAAGATTAAAAAAGCTATTGATGAGCAAATGGAGCATGTAAGAGAGATTATAGAAAAGCATGAAGAGAAAATCCAGCAGCAAGATAAACAAAATATTGCTTTCTTTGTATCACTTCACGAATCAATGCAAAAAAGCGTAGAAGAAAAAGCAAGAAGAAACTTAAAAGGAGAATTTCAAAAAAAAATAATAGAAAAAGTAGAAAACTTAAAAATATCACTGAAAAAAGAATTAGATGAAAATATAGTCAATACGCTAAAAGAAGAGCTTAGTAAAGCTAGCCAAAGAGAAGATGCGGCTAGAACAAGAGAAGATTCCCTACAGAGGGAACTTAAAGAGGCTAGAGAGGAACTTAAGGAGGCTAGAGCAAGAGAAAATGACTTGCTTAGCGAGCTTAGAAGAAGAGACGAGAAGGCTTGCCAAAGAGAAGATGCGGCTAGAACAAGAGAAGATGATTTGCTTATCGAGCTTAGAAGGAAAGATGAGGATGCTAAGGCAAGAGAAGATGCCCTATGGGGAGAGCTTAAAAAGACTAGAGAAAGAGAAGACGCTTTACGAGAAGATATTAAAAGCAAAGATGAGCAGATTAGATACTTACTTTCTCTTATGAAAAATAAAAATAGCGAAGAAAAAAAACTAGAGATAAGATAAACAAAATAAATAAATATCTAATCTACACTAGAAAGCTAGAAAAGCCAAATAAGACTCTTTACAGGATATTTAGGCTTGCTAAAGATTACTAGCAGTTCACGTCTACTTTATAAGCTTAAATTAAAATGATTAATTTTTAATTTAAGCTTATTTGTATAACCAAAATATCATTATCAATATATAATATTTGTTGACAAAGTGATGCAAATAATGTAGTATGATAAGCTGTAAAACAAGCAAATTTTGGAGAGGGGAAAACCTTTGCTAAATACAAAATAGAACTATTAAAGAAATAAGAGAAGGTATTTATATAAAAAAAAGACAGTCCAACTAGGACTTGTAAACTAGTCAGACTAATGCTTTTTTTTATATAATAATAAATAAAAAAAGTCTTATTTAGCAGGTAGAGCTATTAAGACTTTAAGAAGCGGTGTAGGCAACTACAAAATCAAACCCTATACCGCACAAAGGATAGTTAAATGATAACAGAAAATAAGATAAAAAACAAGAAAAACCACCAAAAAGCAGCAGCAGCAGCAAAGAAAGCACTATTGAAAGAACTAATTAGAGCAAATAAGGGCAAGAATAAAAAAATTTGTAGTGAGATTACAATTTATCAAGTTAAGGCAATGATAGAGAAGAAATTCTTGCGTATTTCAAGAATGTGTAAACTATACTGGGCAATAAATACTAAAAATGAGCAGTATAAGTCTTTTACAGAGCAATATTCTGCTAAAGATATTCTTGCTTTAACTAATTCTTTGCTAAAGAAAGATAACGAGAAGACAGTATGTAGTAGAACAATACAAAAAGATATTAAGTTGATGAACAAAATAGGACTACTTAAAACAGAAACTATAAGATTTGGCACTAAAAGAGGAAGTCTTTCTTTTTATGTTCAAAACAAGTATTTAGCTTGTAAGTACAAGGAAATAATACAAATTGAATTAGTTACTATTCTTAAAGAAGAACTAGTGGATAAAATAATTATTGGTGATCTTGATAAGCAGATAGCAAAAGTAAAGTTTGATAAAGAGAAATCACTAAGGTTATTAAAGGAAGTAGAGAAGAAGAGAAGTGAGGAAGAAGATAAAGAGAGTGAAGAGGAGAGTAAAAAAGAAAGAAGCGAAATAGATAAGGAAGAAAAGTTAAGCTCAAATTCGCATGTGGAGATCGGGCATCTTTTAAAAACTAATAGTAACTATACATATATAAAGAATTCTAAAGAAATGCCTTTA
This window harbors:
- a CDS encoding DUF261 family protein, whose amino-acid sequence is MKYKLASLYRAAYKFFYNLLKEYFIKKYRSEMLEGACRGVAEIAVECKRIVESAKHRLVLPLQHSFSDNNPVIAKYGCYFLCILFIGLVVKEIKDKVEKCFDKFEVDLLYKSFSNAGGLREQNSYVEDPDLILANLGLDEHLCYRSKHYEVSYKVEESDLVIGQYKDKESDMYHFVVLGDSLGEVVWDSLGRSRAVEVGMLSSLRVFKLLDKSLVAGVRERLAFYKNEFRGLRAELA